The following are encoded in a window of Lagenorhynchus albirostris chromosome 3, mLagAlb1.1, whole genome shotgun sequence genomic DNA:
- the PNPLA6 gene encoding patatin-like phospholipase domain-containing protein 6 isoform X8: MVFQRLSQGDYVFRPGQPDASIYVVQDGLLELCLPAPDGKECVVKEVVPGDSVNSLLSILDVITGHQHPQRTVSARAARDSTVLRLPVEAFSAVFTKYPESLVRVVQIIMVRLQRVTFLALHNYLGLTNELFSHEIQPLRLFPSPGLPARTSPVRGSKRIASTSASEEARETPGRPPDPTGAPLPGTAGDPVKPTSLEAPSAPLLSRCISMPVDISGLQGGPRSDFDMAYERGRISVSLQEEASWGPQAALARTPTQEPREQPAGACEYSYCEDESATGGCPFGPYQGRQTSSIFEAAKRELAKLMRIEDPSLLNSRVLLHHTKAGTIIARQGDQDVSLHFVLWGCLHVYQRMIDKAEDVCLFVVQPGELVGQLAVLTGEPLIFTLRAQRDCTFLRISKSDFYEIMRAQPSVVLSAAQTVAARMSPFVRQMDFAIDWTAVEAGRALYRQGDRSDCTYIVLNGRLRSVIQRGNGKKELVGEYGRGDLIGVVEALTRQPRATTVHAVRDTELAKLPEGTLGHIKRRYPQVVTRLIHLLSQKILGNLQQLQGPFPAGSGLGVPPHSELTNPASNLATVAVLPVCAEVPMVAFMLELQHALQAIGPTLLLNSDIIRARLGASALDSIQEFRLSGWLAQQEDTHRIVLYQTDASLTPWTVRCLRQADCILIVGLGDQEPTLGQLEQMLENTAVRALKQLVLLHREEGPGPTRTVEWLNMRSWCSGHLHLRCPRRLFSRRSPAKLHELYEKVFSKRADRHSDFSRLARVLTGNTIALVLGGGGARGCSHIGVLKALEEAGVPVDLVGGTSIGSFIGALYAEERSASRTKQRAREWAKSMTSVLEPVLDLTYPVTSMFTGSAFNRSIHRVFQDKQIEDLWLPYFNVTTDITASAMRVHKDGSLWRYVRASMTLSGYLPPLCDPKDGHLLMDGGYINNLPADIARSMGAKTVIAIDVGSQDETDLSTYGDSLSGWWLLWKRLNPWADKIKVPDMAEIQSRLAYVSCVRQLEVVKSSSYCEYLRPPIDCFKTMDFGKFDQIYDVGYQYGKAVFGGWTRGDIIEKMLTDRRSADLNESRRADVLAFPSSGFTDLAEIVSRIEPPTSYVSVSDGCADGEESDCLTEYEEDVGPDCSRDEGGSPEGASPSTASEMEEGKPILRHRSCLPQDAPRSADA; the protein is encoded by the exons ATGGTCTTCCAGCGGCTCAGCCAGGGTGACTACGTCTTCCGGCCAGGCCAGCCCGATGCCAGCATCTACGTGGTGCAGGATGGGCTGCTGGAGCTCTGTCTGCCGGCTCCT GATGGGAAGGAGTGTGTGGTGAAGGAAGTGGTTCCTGGGGACAGTGTCAACAGCCTTCTGAGCATCCTGGATGTCATCACC GGTCACCAGCACCCCCAGCGTACTGTGTCCGCTCGGGCGGCCCGAGACTCCACGGTGCTGCGGCTTCCAGTCGAGGCCTTCTCAGCCGTCTTCACCAAGTATCCCGAGAGCTTGGTGCGGGTAGTGCAG ATCATCATGGTGAGGCTGCAGCGGGTCACTTTCCTGGCGCTTCACAACTACCTGGGTCTGACCAACGAGCTCTTCAGCCAC gagaTCCAGCCCCTGCGCCTCTTCCCCAGCCCGGGCCTCCCAGCCCGCACTAGCCCTGTGCGTGGCTCCAAGCGGATAGCCAGCACCTCTGCTTCTGAGGAGGCGAGGGAGACGCCTGGCCGGCCGCCTGACCCCACCGGGGCCCCACTGCCTGGAACTGCAG GGGACCCAGTGAAGCCCACATCCCTGGAAGCCCCCTCGGCGCCCTTGCTGAGTCGCTGCATCTCGATGCCAGTGGACATCTCAG GCTTGCAGGGCGGCCCTCGCTCGGACTTCGACATGGCATATGAGCGGGGCCGGATCTCCGTGTCCCTGCAGGAAGAGGCCTCTTGGGGGCCCCAGGCAGCCCTGGCTCGG ACCCCTACTCAGGAGCCCCGGGAGCAGCCAGCCGGCGCCTGTGAATACAGCTACTGTGAGGATGAGTCGGCCACTGGCGGGTGCCCCTTCGGGCCCTACCAGGGCCGCCAGACAAGCAGCATCTTTGAGGCGGCGAAGCGAGAGCTGGCCAAGCTGATGCGGATTGAG gaCCCCTCCCTTTTGAACAGCCGAGTCTTGCTGCACCACACCAAAGCCGGCACCATCATTGCCCGCCAGGGGGACCAG GATGTGAGCCTGCACTTCGTGCTCTGGGGCTGCCTGCACGTCTACCAGCGCATGATCGACAAGGCCGAAGACGTGTGCCTGTTCGTGGTGCAGCCCGGGGAGCTGGTGGGACAGCTGGCCGTGCTTACCGGCGAGCCCCTCATCTTCACGCTGCGAGCCCAGCGTGATTGCACCTTCCTGCGGATCTCCAAGTCTGACTTCTATGA GATCATGCGTGCACAGCCCAGTGTAGTGCTGAGCGCCGCGCAGACCGTGGCCGCGAGGATGTCGCCCTTCGTGCGCCAGATGGACTTCGCCATCGACTGGACAGCGGTAGAGGCGGGACGCGCACTGTACAG gcaGGGCGACCGCTCCGACTGCACCTACATCGTGCTCAATGGGCGGCTGCGAAGTGTCATCCAGCGTGGCAATGGCAAGAAGGAGTTGGTGGGCGAGTACGGCCGCGGGGATCTCATAGGAGTG GTGGAGGCGCTGACCAGGCAGCCACGTGCCACAACGGTGCACGCGGTGCGCGACACAGAGCTGGCCAAACTCCCCGAGGGCACCCTGGGCCACATCAAACGTCGATACCCGCAG GTTGTCACCCGCCTCATCCACCTGCTGAGCCAGAAAATTCTGGGGAATTTGCAGCAGCTGCAAGGACCCTTCCCAG CAGGTTCGGGCCTAGGTGTTCCCCCTCACTCGGAGCTCACCAACCCAGCCAGCAACCTGGCAACGGTGGCAGTGCTGCCCGTGTGTGCCGAGGTGCCCATGGTGGCCTTCATGCTGGAGCTGCAGCATGCTTTGCAAGCCATTG GCCCCACACTTCTTCTCAACAGTGACATCATCCGGGCACGCCTGGGGGCCTCTGCACTGGAcag CATCCAAGAATTCCGGCTGTCAGGGTGGCTGGCCCAGCAGGAGGACACGCACCGCATCGTGCTCTACCAGACGGACGCATCGCTGACGCCCTGGACCGTGCGCTGCCTGCGCCAGGCCGACTGCATCCTCATCGTGGGCCTTGGCGACCAGGAGCCCACGCTTGGCCAG CTGGAGCAGATGCTGGAGAACACGGCGGTGCGCGCCCTCAAGCAGCTGGTCCTGCTGCACCGCGAGGAGGGCCCGGGTCCCACGCGCACAGTGGAGTGGCTCAACATGCGCAGCTGGTGCTCGGGGCACCTGCATCTGCGCTGTCCGCGCCGCCTCTTCTCGCGCCGCAGCCCCGCCAAGCTG CACGAGCTCTACGAGAAGGTTTTCTCGAAGCGCGCTGACCGGCACAGCGACTTCTCCCGCCTGGCGCGGGTGCTCACAGGCAACACCATCGCCTTGGtgctgggcgggggcggggccag AGGCTGCTCACATATCGGAGTGCTGAAGGCATTAGAGGAGGCGGGGGTCCCTGTCGACCTGGTGGGCGGCACGTCCATCGGCTCCTTCATCGGGGCCCTGTACGCCGAGGAGCGGAGCGCCAGCCGCACTAAGCAGCGGGCCCGGGAGTGGGCCAAG AGCATGACTTCAGTTCTGGAGCCCGTGCTGGACCTCACCTACCCCGTCACCTCCATGTTCACGGGGTCGGCCTTCAACCGCAGCATCCACCGTGTCTTCCAGGACAAGCAGATCGAG GACCTGTGGCTGCCGTACTTCAACGTGACCACGGACATCACCGCCTCAGCCATGCGTGTCCACAAAGATG GCTCCCTGTGGCGGTACGTGCGTGCCAGCATGACACTCTCGGGATACCTGCCGCCGCTGTGTGACCCCAAGGATGGGCACCTGCTCATGGACGGCGGCTACATCAACAACCTACCAG CGGACATTGCTCGCAGCATGGGTGCCAAGACGGTCATTGCCATCGACGTGGGAAGCCAGGATGAGACGGACCTTAGCACCTACGgggacagcctctctggctggtggcTGCTGTGGAAGCGGCTGAACCCCTGGGCAGACAAGATCAAGGTTCCAGACATGGCCGAGATCCAGTCTCGCCTGGCCTATGTGTCCTGCGTGCGGCAGCTGGAGGTCGTGAAGTCCAGCTCGTACTGCGAGTACCTGCGCCCACCCATCGACTGCTTCAAGACCATGGACTTCGGGAAGTTCGACCAGATCTAT GATGTGGGCTACCAGTACGGGAAGGCCGTGTTTGGGGGCTGGACCCGGGGCGACATCATTGAAAAGATGCTCACGGACCGACGGTCTGCAGACCTTAATGAGAGCCGCCGTGCAGAT GTGCTTGCCTTCCCCAGCTCCGGCTTCACCGACTTGGCGGAGATCGTGTCCAGGATCGAGCCCCCCACGAGCTATGTTTCTGTTTCCGACGGCTGCGCAGATG GGGAGGAGTCGGACTGCCTGACTGAGTACGAGGAGGACGTGGGGCCAGACTGCTCGCGGGACGAAGGGGGCTCTCCAGAGGGCGCGAGCCCCAGCACTGCCTCCGAGATG GAGGAGGGGAAGCCGATCCTCCGGCACCGGAGCTGTCTACCGCAGGACGCCCCCAGATCTGCGGATGCCTGA
- the PNPLA6 gene encoding patatin-like phospholipase domain-containing protein 6 isoform X1, whose amino-acid sequence MGESRPGPTAISGAALAPWDEVPDVPAPGEGLAERACDAQPVPFVPQVLGVMIGAGVAVLVTAVLILLMVRRLRVPKTPAPDGPRYRFRKRDKVLFYGRKIMRKVSQSTSSLVDTSVSTTSRPRMKKKLKMLNIAKKILRIQKEAPTLQRKEPPPAVLEADLTEGDLANSHLPSEVLYMLKNVRVLGHFEKPLFLELCRHMVFQRLSQGDYVFRPGQPDASIYVVQDGLLELCLPAPDGKECVVKEVVPGDSVNSLLSILDVITGHQHPQRTVSARAARDSTVLRLPVEAFSAVFTKYPESLVRVVQIIMVRLQRVTFLALHNYLGLTNELFSHEIQPLRLFPSPGLPARTSPVRGSKRIASTSASEEARETPGRPPDPTGAPLPGTAGDPVKPTSLEAPSAPLLSRCISMPVDISGLQGGPRSDFDMAYERGRISVSLQEEASWGPQAALARTPTQEPREQPAGACEYSYCEDESATGGCPFGPYQGRQTSSIFEAAKRELAKLMRIEDPSLLNSRVLLHHTKAGTIIARQGDQDVSLHFVLWGCLHVYQRMIDKAEDVCLFVVQPGELVGQLAVLTGEPLIFTLRAQRDCTFLRISKSDFYEIMRAQPSVVLSAAQTVAARMSPFVRQMDFAIDWTAVEAGRALYRQGDRSDCTYIVLNGRLRSVIQRGNGKKELVGEYGRGDLIGVVEALTRQPRATTVHAVRDTELAKLPEGTLGHIKRRYPQVVTRLIHLLSQKILGNLQQLQGPFPAGSGLGVPPHSELTNPASNLATVAVLPVCAEVPMVAFMLELQHALQAIGPTLLLNSDIIRARLGASALDSIQEFRLSGWLAQQEDTHRIVLYQTDASLTPWTVRCLRQADCILIVGLGDQEPTLGQLEQMLENTAVRALKQLVLLHREEGPGPTRTVEWLNMRSWCSGHLHLRCPRRLFSRRSPAKLHELYEKVFSKRADRHSDFSRLARVLTGNTIALVLGGGGARGCSHIGVLKALEEAGVPVDLVGGTSIGSFIGALYAEERSASRTKQRAREWAKSMTSVLEPVLDLTYPVTSMFTGSAFNRSIHRVFQDKQIEDLWLPYFNVTTDITASAMRVHKDGSLWRYVRASMTLSGYLPPLCDPKDGHLLMDGGYINNLPADIARSMGAKTVIAIDVGSQDETDLSTYGDSLSGWWLLWKRLNPWADKIKVPDMAEIQSRLAYVSCVRQLEVVKSSSYCEYLRPPIDCFKTMDFGKFDQIYDVGYQYGKAVFGGWTRGDIIEKMLTDRRSADLNESRRADVLAFPSSGFTDLAEIVSRIEPPTSYVSVSDGCADGEESDCLTEYEEDVGPDCSRDEGGSPEGASPSTASEMEEGKPILRHRSCLPQDAPRSADA is encoded by the exons atgggggaGTCGAGGCCCGGGCCGACTGCGATCTCGGGGGCGGCCTTGGCTCCGTGGGATGAGGTCCCGGACGTCCCGGCCCCCGGGGAAGGCTTGGCGGAGCGGGCATGCGATGCACAGCCAGTGCCGTTCGTCCCGCAGGTGCTGGGCGTGATGATCGGGGCTGGAGTCGCGGTGCTGGTCACGGCCGTGCTCATCCTCCTGATGGTGCGGAGGCTTCGAGTGCCGA AAACTCCAGCCCCGGATGGCCCGCGGTATCGATTCCGGAAGAGAGATAAAGTGCTTTTCTATGGCCGGAAGATTATGCGGAAG GTATCACAATCCACTTCTTCGCTGGTGGACACCTCCGTCTCCACCACTTCCCGGCCACGCATGAAGAAGAAActtaagatgctcaacattgctaagaA gaTCCTGCGCATCCAGAAAGAGGCGCCAACGCTGCAGCGGAAGGAGCCCCCGCCTGCGGTGCTGGAGGCTGACCTGACCGAGGGCGACCTGGCCAACTCCCACCTGCCCTCCGAGGTGCTCTACATGCTCAAGAACGTCCG GGTGCTGGGCCACTTTGAGAAGCCGCTCTTCCTGGAGCTGTGCCGGCACATGGTCTTCCAGCGGCTCAGCCAGGGTGACTACGTCTTCCGGCCAGGCCAGCCCGATGCCAGCATCTACGTGGTGCAGGATGGGCTGCTGGAGCTCTGTCTGCCGGCTCCT GATGGGAAGGAGTGTGTGGTGAAGGAAGTGGTTCCTGGGGACAGTGTCAACAGCCTTCTGAGCATCCTGGATGTCATCACC GGTCACCAGCACCCCCAGCGTACTGTGTCCGCTCGGGCGGCCCGAGACTCCACGGTGCTGCGGCTTCCAGTCGAGGCCTTCTCAGCCGTCTTCACCAAGTATCCCGAGAGCTTGGTGCGGGTAGTGCAG ATCATCATGGTGAGGCTGCAGCGGGTCACTTTCCTGGCGCTTCACAACTACCTGGGTCTGACCAACGAGCTCTTCAGCCAC gagaTCCAGCCCCTGCGCCTCTTCCCCAGCCCGGGCCTCCCAGCCCGCACTAGCCCTGTGCGTGGCTCCAAGCGGATAGCCAGCACCTCTGCTTCTGAGGAGGCGAGGGAGACGCCTGGCCGGCCGCCTGACCCCACCGGGGCCCCACTGCCTGGAACTGCAG GGGACCCAGTGAAGCCCACATCCCTGGAAGCCCCCTCGGCGCCCTTGCTGAGTCGCTGCATCTCGATGCCAGTGGACATCTCAG GCTTGCAGGGCGGCCCTCGCTCGGACTTCGACATGGCATATGAGCGGGGCCGGATCTCCGTGTCCCTGCAGGAAGAGGCCTCTTGGGGGCCCCAGGCAGCCCTGGCTCGG ACCCCTACTCAGGAGCCCCGGGAGCAGCCAGCCGGCGCCTGTGAATACAGCTACTGTGAGGATGAGTCGGCCACTGGCGGGTGCCCCTTCGGGCCCTACCAGGGCCGCCAGACAAGCAGCATCTTTGAGGCGGCGAAGCGAGAGCTGGCCAAGCTGATGCGGATTGAG gaCCCCTCCCTTTTGAACAGCCGAGTCTTGCTGCACCACACCAAAGCCGGCACCATCATTGCCCGCCAGGGGGACCAG GATGTGAGCCTGCACTTCGTGCTCTGGGGCTGCCTGCACGTCTACCAGCGCATGATCGACAAGGCCGAAGACGTGTGCCTGTTCGTGGTGCAGCCCGGGGAGCTGGTGGGACAGCTGGCCGTGCTTACCGGCGAGCCCCTCATCTTCACGCTGCGAGCCCAGCGTGATTGCACCTTCCTGCGGATCTCCAAGTCTGACTTCTATGA GATCATGCGTGCACAGCCCAGTGTAGTGCTGAGCGCCGCGCAGACCGTGGCCGCGAGGATGTCGCCCTTCGTGCGCCAGATGGACTTCGCCATCGACTGGACAGCGGTAGAGGCGGGACGCGCACTGTACAG gcaGGGCGACCGCTCCGACTGCACCTACATCGTGCTCAATGGGCGGCTGCGAAGTGTCATCCAGCGTGGCAATGGCAAGAAGGAGTTGGTGGGCGAGTACGGCCGCGGGGATCTCATAGGAGTG GTGGAGGCGCTGACCAGGCAGCCACGTGCCACAACGGTGCACGCGGTGCGCGACACAGAGCTGGCCAAACTCCCCGAGGGCACCCTGGGCCACATCAAACGTCGATACCCGCAG GTTGTCACCCGCCTCATCCACCTGCTGAGCCAGAAAATTCTGGGGAATTTGCAGCAGCTGCAAGGACCCTTCCCAG CAGGTTCGGGCCTAGGTGTTCCCCCTCACTCGGAGCTCACCAACCCAGCCAGCAACCTGGCAACGGTGGCAGTGCTGCCCGTGTGTGCCGAGGTGCCCATGGTGGCCTTCATGCTGGAGCTGCAGCATGCTTTGCAAGCCATTG GCCCCACACTTCTTCTCAACAGTGACATCATCCGGGCACGCCTGGGGGCCTCTGCACTGGAcag CATCCAAGAATTCCGGCTGTCAGGGTGGCTGGCCCAGCAGGAGGACACGCACCGCATCGTGCTCTACCAGACGGACGCATCGCTGACGCCCTGGACCGTGCGCTGCCTGCGCCAGGCCGACTGCATCCTCATCGTGGGCCTTGGCGACCAGGAGCCCACGCTTGGCCAG CTGGAGCAGATGCTGGAGAACACGGCGGTGCGCGCCCTCAAGCAGCTGGTCCTGCTGCACCGCGAGGAGGGCCCGGGTCCCACGCGCACAGTGGAGTGGCTCAACATGCGCAGCTGGTGCTCGGGGCACCTGCATCTGCGCTGTCCGCGCCGCCTCTTCTCGCGCCGCAGCCCCGCCAAGCTG CACGAGCTCTACGAGAAGGTTTTCTCGAAGCGCGCTGACCGGCACAGCGACTTCTCCCGCCTGGCGCGGGTGCTCACAGGCAACACCATCGCCTTGGtgctgggcgggggcggggccag AGGCTGCTCACATATCGGAGTGCTGAAGGCATTAGAGGAGGCGGGGGTCCCTGTCGACCTGGTGGGCGGCACGTCCATCGGCTCCTTCATCGGGGCCCTGTACGCCGAGGAGCGGAGCGCCAGCCGCACTAAGCAGCGGGCCCGGGAGTGGGCCAAG AGCATGACTTCAGTTCTGGAGCCCGTGCTGGACCTCACCTACCCCGTCACCTCCATGTTCACGGGGTCGGCCTTCAACCGCAGCATCCACCGTGTCTTCCAGGACAAGCAGATCGAG GACCTGTGGCTGCCGTACTTCAACGTGACCACGGACATCACCGCCTCAGCCATGCGTGTCCACAAAGATG GCTCCCTGTGGCGGTACGTGCGTGCCAGCATGACACTCTCGGGATACCTGCCGCCGCTGTGTGACCCCAAGGATGGGCACCTGCTCATGGACGGCGGCTACATCAACAACCTACCAG CGGACATTGCTCGCAGCATGGGTGCCAAGACGGTCATTGCCATCGACGTGGGAAGCCAGGATGAGACGGACCTTAGCACCTACGgggacagcctctctggctggtggcTGCTGTGGAAGCGGCTGAACCCCTGGGCAGACAAGATCAAGGTTCCAGACATGGCCGAGATCCAGTCTCGCCTGGCCTATGTGTCCTGCGTGCGGCAGCTGGAGGTCGTGAAGTCCAGCTCGTACTGCGAGTACCTGCGCCCACCCATCGACTGCTTCAAGACCATGGACTTCGGGAAGTTCGACCAGATCTAT GATGTGGGCTACCAGTACGGGAAGGCCGTGTTTGGGGGCTGGACCCGGGGCGACATCATTGAAAAGATGCTCACGGACCGACGGTCTGCAGACCTTAATGAGAGCCGCCGTGCAGAT GTGCTTGCCTTCCCCAGCTCCGGCTTCACCGACTTGGCGGAGATCGTGTCCAGGATCGAGCCCCCCACGAGCTATGTTTCTGTTTCCGACGGCTGCGCAGATG GGGAGGAGTCGGACTGCCTGACTGAGTACGAGGAGGACGTGGGGCCAGACTGCTCGCGGGACGAAGGGGGCTCTCCAGAGGGCGCGAGCCCCAGCACTGCCTCCGAGATG GAGGAGGGGAAGCCGATCCTCCGGCACCGGAGCTGTCTACCGCAGGACGCCCCCAGATCTGCGGATGCCTGA